TCATCGAAGTGCTtcgcgaaccctaaccctagccggtccTAAAGGTTCCCCGCATGACGTCTTTTCTTTTCATCGGATcatcggttcgtcaggtagcaagctagTCGCTtctatttcgtacctacattgcttgctctcataggatttcgcatctattagatatatcgtatttacttgtatatccatctattccatcgtgcagcgggtcggtgccgttgaggtgtctGTGACAGGTgatagtcaactcggagccaagctcgtgagtacggatcgaggccaagcctcgagagtgtcagtggacagttgatcttgtcagcggcagtttttctcttgtcagatcagatggctcgcaccaaaaacgttggtggtggtccaggagatgacgatcggaggccctcgcctcgccagcatacaggacctaaaggcaaggtgatgaagcaggttacatctaagaagtgcaagtaccccgacgcagagacagcgagagcagcagcagttgctgaggccgcagagcgtgccgagagaggcggtgctcgtagtggtgttgtcattgtagatcaacagcttacaccagcacagagggcagcagttgaggaggctgagcgtcttcatggtggtccacctaggactgtcatgatggcaggatgttgtctggctattgaggagcctcagcctcagggagagtcctagcaggagccacagcagcaacccccaccagcagagccttagccagctcaggagactcaggagggccagtaggccgaggaggccgaggagaccgagcaggcaccccagccacagctacgccgctctggtcataccagtgTACCAgtcccaccgaggccagctactcaGCGTAGGGGATcacatccaccgcctagaccacagggtccgcctccagtggtacatcttgacttgagggccgccacgaccaagcaggttcggcagctgaggtttgtagagtttgaggtgtggtttcctccgaggagggatgagagagcagcagagggtttctatacgccactgcaggaggatttctacaatgcttatctcaacagtggggcagtgttcagatctcagagagtctgcagtattgaggctattgtggcagcagccggagagcatatccgcccctacttatcatatttgccggggctgacagatctgattggctggataggactgtatgtaccatcttgggttcgatagttctatgcttcgctctacgttgacccgcatcataacttcatacactttgcattcagaggcagagactacagggtgatgagttttagggccagggagatactgaggctacaggagtagcttgtcagattgcatgaggtatgttatggacagcaggagcctcccaggcgcccacatggtggtttggtgccccctacagatcttgtgcgccattgcttcacggagccctttggtgaggggtcgaggaggaaccccagtgaccttactcctacagctcgagtgctagaggctatcatcaggaggacactacttcccaggttgggatacagagagggtctgactcgcctacagctctggctcctcaatgccctgatgcagcatactgtatttgatatttgggacctccttctattagagatggaggatactatagccgagggcttcaagggtcgcaggcagcttccatatgcacattggatcacattcctgatGCTTAAGTCTGTGCAAGTTAGGACCCcagagatggttgccgagtacagaggtgccaccatagagtttctagcttataacatggcacagaggatcaggcatagcacaccataggcacccactcagcctagcTATCGTctagatgttccagagtcagcagctcagcaggacgagattatcagaggcatagccactactgaggagcagcttgaggcacagcaagaggtgacagagtctagtgatagttcggatgacgactatctgtcgattcctcatatgcctccacgcagatatgatgtagaggccggcagttccagctcagctccacctgcaccatagacggaccccgccttgattgccattcttgagcggatacaacaggatcaggcacgataggctcaggagactgctgccaactttgcacagtttcaggctcgtcaggacgagttccagcggcaacagcagctccttcagcagtagatgcatcagcagtagttactcatgcagcagcagcttatggggtttatgcagcatatagtaacagcacttggggctgCACAGCCATAGTttttgccccagcttgctcagtctGCCACCAccacgacgactccagcagtacagtctagtgggcttcagagtcagggacagcctctagctctgtTTGCCTCTCCCACAGTAcatgtgtcccagtggttgtcctcaccagtggtagccccacagttcacaccatatcatatgggcttctcaccggattagtcttcctcgctatttgtgcctggcacgtcagtctccaggagtcttggagcatccttcagcgagttgacaggcatgcctacaccaccacacATGCATACCGCTGATCCTTCTACAACAGCTCCTGTcgtcgtgactactcagaggctcccttcttctatcgcaccttcagatcctacgacagatattctagcagcttcacaggcagcacctgccccagcttagacctagaccgctttagcGATGCTTCCTGCCagagagggtcagtcagtacagagctcagggttagatgatgatggcgcccagttctagcttgcccctcgtacctcagcgcccggctcgtccgctgtagctccgccgaccgacccttaggttttggtgtttgacgccaaagggggagagggtttgagtatgtagacttagggggagcgacatctagggggagctagttatctattattagcttattatctattacatttggagtttctatgtgtgtgatacattatgcatccatgtttactattatatctatgtggtagtgatatctacgtgattgtgatatatgacatgtatgctctctattttgaattcctttatatatcatatcacttgtgttatgctcatttgcctttgcttccatgtttatactccgatgcaaatgagctttattacttgtactcttgcttaattcatatcctttgagtacattgtgttggcttggatcatataagcttgcctaactcttttgttcttattaaccaaagcttatatgaaccaagcccatcaaaaacctcactctttcacatactcgaggtggtattgtcatcaatcaccaaaaaggggagattgaaagcatctaggcccctagttggattttggtgattaatgacaatacaagattactatgactaacgtgtgttttgcagaggcaattaagttaggtcatggtaatggagatcgattgggcaatcgaggtggtcatgcccctacgatggaaatcgtttcggttttcaaaggatggacgacaaggttaaggatgactagttctaagtgtcgattggagttggagagagacttagagtagtttaggactttgtttttcctttggccgtactattaaggggtgtatggatgggtagcttgacctaggtgagtctagtgagttaggtgtggtgcacacttgttaaaactagcactaggtagctcctcaatatgcctaagatcctttggagaaaacttcattcatatatgatcgagagttggaagtgaatggagggtcaaatgctgaccggacgctggctccggtgtgaccagacgctggccgcagggtccggtcagttcatttgaccaagaagaatgtgttcggtgcgaccggacgttggagaggtcaactgaccggacgctgaggtccagcgtctggtcgactccagtaaggttccagagaaggaattctgcgaccggacgcgtccggtcagtactgaccggaccctgggggttcagcgtccggtcgagtacagtaaggttccagtgagggtttaatgcgaccggacgcgtccggtcagtggtgatcggaccctgccagcgtccggtcaacactttatcactggtgtgcgggttgaactgaccggagcgtccggtcaccccgcagaagctcataacggttcgtttttcaggctgccttataaatagaagctccactcatgtgtggagtcacttttgctcattccaacagctgagaaacacgtttgtgagtgccaagaagagcaaggtcctagtgaggtgattgagatttgagaatctaagagagtagcctcattagtgaatcaagagtagcaaagtgtacatccatcttctcattaggctttgcgtggtcaagtgagagttcgtgcttgttactcttggtgatcgccatcacctagatggcttggtggtgattgggagcttggtgatcactcggcagagcttgtgggtgacccaactcaagttgtgagcggttttgggtgattcgccgtgacggagtgtcgaagaatcaacccgtagagagcacttgatccttgcgcggatcaagggggagctacacccttgcacgggtgctccaacgaggactagtggggagtggcgactctccgatacctcggcaaaacatcactgcgttcctctctctctatttactttgagcatttactgtgagcaattcaatacttgtttttacattcatagaattgccatgctagagtaagtttggaacataggttgcaagtccgttgtgcgttagatcaatagaaacacttttctaggcacaaggggttaattgggctaaccgtaggatttgattattgcaagaaaatttagaattagcccaattcaccccccctcttgggcatcttgatcctttcatgttGTTAATATCCAACGTAATTAATAGCTATTTTAAATAAAACTTACATATAAAAGTAACAACATGACTGCAATGGTTATTATTGCATATGCCAAATGGCCTCAGTCATTCAGAATAGAAGAAGGGACCATATACATCTAATGGTTCTCATCACTGCATGTGCCAAATGCCTCAATTCAAAAAAAGTACAATAGAAAGATCATAAAAGAGTGATAATCATCATTGCATATTCCCATATACCTTAGTTCAGAAAAGAAAATAGACAGATGGATGGTAATCATCACTGCATATTCCCAAATGTCATAGCTCAATGAAAATTTATAGTCATTATATAAATTGGAGCCATTGTATGCATACATAGCTACAACAACAGCAATGGTAAGCTTTGATTCCAACATCATTGGAACTAAACAGTATTGAGTTCAATAACAGAAAAACAGGCATAGACATATATATTTCTTATCTTGTAGGTCGTCCATGGGAGGTGAAGTGAATGATGTCTGATGCCTTGACTTCAATAGTAGGTTGCACCTAAAGAGATATGGAACTATTTTAGATTAAAAAATCTGTCACGACCCGTAAACTATCTGGAAACAAACGTATAAGTAATGAACATGTAGAAGTGTGGGTATTTTTTGAAGGATGAAATATAGTAATCGGAGACGTAATAGCATGTTAAAATGCAGTAAACTATTAGTTTGTTTAATAGTACATGAAAACAATTTGATTGTCTATACTTGTACAGCTCTTTGAATGTGCACCTAAAAAAATATAGCTGAAATGAGCTATATTCTATATAGAATTAAGAAGGTTGTAATCATGTCAAACTGCTAaacttaaaaaaataactaatagtTTCGTAGCATAGTTAATAAATACTTAGTGTACTTTTCCTTAAATCAGGGCCTGAGATGATAACGTACTTACATCTCTCTAGCATACTCTTGTAAGAACTATTGGTTGCATTTCTCTCTTGTAAGAGAAGAGATCTGTAGATCATTCCAAATAGAAAGTAAAATTGGAATAAATACAGAAGACTTGGGCCACGAAATAATCTACAAATTGCTAAGTCACAACGATAAGCAGTGAGGGCAGCATGTTGTGATGCTGTTATGCACGTTATTAGGAGCTAAAACACAGAAACTCAGTGAGGATATGATAGTTATGTACCTGCAGAGAGCATTGTTGTCAATGATTTCTGAATAAATGATTTGCATCCAAATTGTAGTGTTTTGCCAATATCTTTGCAAGATTTATCTCTGCTGCTACCGCTTTTTGGATATTTCTAGCAAAAGGTAAATCTGAATAAAATATGGAAGGAAACAAAAGGTATGTTAGtgctttaaattttaaaatccaatTAAAGTGTATAGGTAAATTTAGACTGGGATTTTGATCATCGGTGGCCTCCAAAAATTAATATAGTAGAGGTAGAAAGGTGATAGTGTCTCCAAATTGCATCTCCTTGGGTTACTAAAACTCATGGCCTAATCTCTTACTGTGAGGCTTTGTGATCATTCAGTGGATTATCATTCATAATACTGACCCCATATTATCCATCCAAACATCAATTCATTATCAAGCAAAGACTAATTCTGGTACGATAATATTTCTTTATTCTTCTAACATATCAGAATATATGCCCCTGACTAAAGTGATGATGTATTAAGAATTTAGTAGTGAAGAAAAGCACCGTAAAGAAGTATCCTTCATATTTATAAGGTAATGCTCCATGTTATTGAAAGGATTGGGCCTATGCAGTTCAAAGATGTTAGGTATCATCTTATTAATGTCAATATTGATCAGAGTAAACCTTCAGAGCTTTGCTGCTCTTTTTCTGGAGTAGTAACTAAATGTCTAAATCATTCAAAAAATTGTTTAATGGTGAAAGGAGAATATAGTTGAATATAGAACACTATGATAAAAAACCAATTTATAACCAAAATTGTAAGACATCCTTTGTAACATAATCTCGCTATCCTGCTTATCGTGATCCTCTCTATGTTGTTTTTACAGTTTATTGTAAACTATTTCTAGCTATAGTGCACACCCTTCTTAATTTTTTAGAACCATGTTTGAGAAGATACTCTTAGTCTGATTAAAATTCTACACCAATGTGGATTCAATCTATCAATATTCAGAGCATAGTACAGATTAACACATCTGTTTACTTGCATTTTGTATAAGAgtaaagagaagagagagagaaaaaaaggcaTGTTAGCACTCACCAGGATATACCTCATAGACATATCGTCGAACACTTGTGTGCAGCCTCCAGGTTGACGCCAACCATGGTGTCAGAGATGATGGTGGCCGTGGCCGCAGTGGTGACAAATGGTGGCTTCGGGACCGCATCCAGCCACAGTCGGTGCAGGCTGCAGTGATGCAAGAGCAGACCGCTGGGTAGGGGCACCTTGATGTGGCAACGTGGTTTGCGTGCGACCGAGGTCGGAGGTGGAGACTGGTTCCCAACAAGAGCGGAGCGCTGTGGGGGCATGGTGGCTTAGAACGGACCATCTCGGCTCCGTTGTCGCGAGCCCGGTCTCGCCGCACCTGGAGCCCGCTGCCGCGCCGGGAGCCCCTGTGGCGTCTGGAGCCCGCTGCCTCGCCAGCTCGTCAGTGGCAGGGATTCGCGCCGGTGGCTTGCGCGCCGTCGCTTACCGGCGACCTGCGGTCAGCCGCACCCACGGGCTGGGAGCCGCCGCCAGATCCCCGCCTCGCCACCTGTGCGTCGCGTCGTGCCAGTGCGTCGCGCCAGCTCATCGGCGACCGCGATTCAAGCCCGCTCTAGTGACCCTGCAAGCGGAGGTTGGAGTGGAGAGCAGGGGCAGGGGCGGCGGTCCGGCGGAGGTGAGAGGGGACAAGCGTCGCCCACGAAGCTTCGTGATGGCTCCGGTAAAGGCATGGATCGAGGGTCGATTTCGGTAAAGTCGAGGGCTTTTTGAAAAAAAACTGAGAGGAGGCTTGGACTGAGGGTTGATTCCACTAAAGTTTgaggttttttttttgtaaaaagacTAGGGCTCGCACGATCTGGGCCGTCCGCGCGTCCGATCCGATGGCCGGGAAAAACAGGCGACATGGCCACGCTGCCTGGCCCTCTTTTGGTAGCAGGATTCATATGGTAAGATACAGGTGCAGCCGTGCAGGTGCTGTACCACTGTTGAGATCAGGGAAGTCTAATCGTCTATTTCTTGCTTGCAGAAGCTATAGACACTGCTGTTCTGAGGTCGATTGATTGGTTTATTGTTGATTGTCCACTTGCCTAGTCAGCATCGGACGTCAGAAACGCGTGTCTTATAAGTAACTCCATAGAAGATTATCCTCTgggattagggatgaaaacggatcggatacatacggatatcaccgatattacatttgttttcatatttctgtccggattcggattcgaatacggatagtgtcaactatgtcggataggatacgattgaatatcgacatcataaatatgcgatttgagtattcggatacggatacggtattggatgttggatatccggactcggatacggacagatctcaactcctctaaacggattcggtttcgaatacggtcggaaaatatccgtaccgttttcatccctacctgggATGCAGAAGTTGTAGTGCCGCTGCACACCAGCTATATATAGAtatagagtatatatatatagatagatacgGATATAGAGTATAAATACAGAtatgtatagatatagatatagatacagaTATAGAGTATAGATATAGATTTTTAGCTTAAATCTTCTTTCCCTGTCGAATCGCTGAATGTTCGCCGGCCGTCCGCCGTTGCACGCGGACTCTCTTCTTCTCATTTGGGACAACTCCTGCTTAAACCAAAAAAACCTGTGGCAAAGAGGACCGATTACATTTCTCCTGAGTTTGTGTGTAGTATTAGCCAAGACCATCGCGTGTAGTAGTACGTATTAGTCACCGTCCATGAATGCTGCACAAAGTCAATCTTCTCGATACCTCCTAGAGACGATCAAAGGCAACCTCGCTGAATGTTTTTAACCACTAGCTAGCTCTGTCCATTTGCCTACCGATCCAGCTAGTCAAGTCGCCGCAAGAAACATTGACGTACATGCCTATGTAGTTGCGAGAAATCGTGCTACCAAACAGCCACAAAATCCGCACCAGTTGCCTAAATTTTGACCTACGTTCTACGCCTCACGCACGGCTATACGGCTATGCTGTAGCGAGTAGCGACAGGTAATTCCGGTTTCCAACACCCGCCCATGCAACGGAGAAACTCAGCCTTTCATCATCGTTCAAAAAGACAGAAGATAAAGAGAACAGAAATGCTATATAACACATGTGTGTTTTAGCACTAAAAAACATATGAATTTTTAGTCCACTGCATCGTTGCCTGCGTTCATCTGCCAAGCCGTGGTCGTGCCAGGTCTGCATCCCAGTCTTGTCGGAGATGACGGTGGTGTAGCTTCCTGGTCCCTAGCGCGAGACACGTGGTGATGACGGCGGGCAAGCCGGTGGTCGGTCAGGTCTGCGTCCCAGTCTTGTCGGAGCAGATGACGGTGGTGCAGCTTCCTGGTCCCGAGCGCGAGGCAGGTGGTGATGACCTTGTCCTCTTGTCCTtgcataaaaaaaatatttattgtgatatgtggatttgtagatctgtgatcttgtgattgtctAGAAGTAGGATGAAAGTtattggatcttaattctatggtgtaaaaaaatttatgtgttaaaactgcataaaacacatagTTGTTAGGTAGATAGACTCAAAGAGAATCAGTTTTTCCTCTGACCAAAGCACTAGTTTCGCCGCATCCATCTAGAGTTTCCAACAATTTCCTCCTCCGTGTCGGACCAAAACTTCTCTCCTGGGTTTTCCCTTCCGTAGGCACCAGGCAGTCAGGCACGACTTTCCACGCCCGTGCTCGTGCACATATTGACATATATATACTGCCCGCTCTTCCTATAAATACCCTCTGTTCAGCAACGCCACTTGTGCACCAAGAACAACACTACAGCACCCGGCGGCCACCTCTTCTCTCTAGTAGAGCCAAATAGGAAGAGCTGTTAGTTGCTTTCGCCTTTCGGCCATGGCGAAGGCTGCTGCCGTCGTTCTGCTCGTCGCCGCCCTGCTTGGCTGCCTTGTCTCGGCGTCCCTCGCCGACCAGGGCACCGCCACCTACTACGGCCCCGTCTACACTCGTGCGTCGCTCGCTCTAGCCGCCGGCCGGCCATCATCACATGCATCATGAATATATAGGACGAGGGCACGATGATCGCGGCGGCGAGCGACGGGCTCTGGGACAACGGCGCGGCGTGCGGGCGGATGTACCAGGTGTCCTGCGCCGGCGGCACCAACGCCACCCCGAACCCCTGCAAAGGCGTCAGCGTCACCGTCAAGATCGTCGACCGCTGCCCGTCGCCGGGATGCCAGGCCACGCTCGACCTCTCCCAGGAGGCCTTCAACACCATCGGCAACCTCGACGCCGGCAAGATCCTCATCAACTACAACCAGTACGCACGCGCCACGCGCGCGCTTCACCATATCTTCTTCCCCTGTTCAGTGTTCACCCGGGGGTGTTTTTTGTTTAATTTCTTTTTGACACATCAATAAATATTCGTGTTGTTTTGCAGGGTGTAATTAAAAGAGCAGGCAAAGCACAAAAAGGATCTAGTAGCTATATATGGGCTTCATGATTATGTCAGGAATAAGTTGggtaataataaacaacaaatacgTCGTGCCTAATAGCTAGAATAAAACCATGGTGTACCTTTATTAACAATTTGGATGGATGCAGCTCTCCTGCTTCTTGTGTGTtcgaaaaaggaaaagaataatGCAGTTTGTAATATTATTTGATACCAAATGAATAAATTGGGTGTATATATACACAATCTTGTTCAAACATTG
The nucleotide sequence above comes from Miscanthus floridulus cultivar M001 chromosome 18, ASM1932011v1, whole genome shotgun sequence. Encoded proteins:
- the LOC136519478 gene encoding EG45-like domain containing protein, with the translated sequence MIAAASDGLWDNGAACGRMYQVSCAGGTNATPNPCKGVSVTVKIVDRCPSPGCQATLDLSQEAFNTIGNLDAGKILINYNQV